A single window of Chitinophaga sp. XS-30 DNA harbors:
- a CDS encoding shikimate dehydrogenase: MRLFGLIGFPLSHSFSKGFFTEKFEKEGITGCRYENFPIPEIEQFPRLWEETPGLEGLNVTIPYKQAVIPFLDELSEAVKEIGAVNCIRRQHGRLKGYNTDVIGFRRSLEPLLRPHHTKALILGAGGAAKAVKFALRQLGITYTEVSRKYTDGTIGYEAVTPEIMKTHSLIVNTTPLGMYPDIADAPPIPYDLISKDHLLYDLIYNPAETQFLQHGAARGAAVKNGHEMLVLQAEASWEIWNEG; encoded by the coding sequence ATGCGATTATTCGGTCTCATCGGCTTTCCGCTTTCCCATTCTTTTTCAAAAGGCTTCTTTACAGAGAAGTTTGAAAAAGAAGGCATCACAGGATGCCGTTATGAAAACTTTCCCATTCCGGAGATCGAACAGTTTCCCCGCTTATGGGAAGAAACCCCGGGCCTTGAAGGCCTGAACGTCACTATTCCATACAAGCAGGCAGTGATCCCTTTCCTGGATGAGCTCAGCGAAGCCGTAAAGGAGATCGGGGCCGTGAACTGCATCCGCCGGCAGCATGGCCGCCTGAAAGGATATAACACCGATGTGATCGGTTTCCGGCGGTCGCTGGAGCCCCTGTTGCGCCCTCATCATACCAAAGCCCTGATCCTGGGTGCGGGCGGCGCCGCAAAAGCTGTAAAGTTCGCACTGCGGCAACTGGGCATTACCTATACCGAAGTGAGCCGCAAATACACAGATGGCACCATTGGCTATGAGGCCGTTACCCCGGAGATCATGAAAACCCACTCCCTGATCGTCAATACCACCCCCCTCGGCATGTACCCGGATATTGCCGATGCTCCGCCGATCCCTTACGATCTGATCAGTAAAGATCATTTGCTGTACGACCTCATCTACAATCCGGCTGAAACACAGTTTTTGCAGCACGGCGCTGCGCGTGGCGCGGCGGTGAAGAACGGGCATGAGATGCTGGTGCTGCAGGCGGAGGCATCCTGGGAGATATGGAATGAAGGGTAG
- a CDS encoding phosphosulfolactate synthase — translation MNFNLTQIPERTTKPRAHGLTMVMDKGLSVEEAKNFLSASSPHVDIIKLGFGTSFVTPNLRQKIELYQSANIPVYFGGTLFEAFLIRNQFDEYVKTIKDYGISYMEVSDGSITIPHAEKCGYIEKLTKHGLVLSEVGSKDAEHIIPPYKWIELMRAELAAGATYVIAEAREGGNVGIYRGSGEVREGLVQEILTQIPAEKIIWEAPQKDQQLYFLELVGCNANLGNLAPNEIISLEAMRVGLRGDTFHLFLDKA, via the coding sequence ATGAATTTTAATCTGACGCAAATTCCTGAAAGGACCACCAAGCCCCGGGCTCATGGATTGACCATGGTCATGGACAAAGGCTTGAGCGTAGAAGAAGCAAAGAACTTTTTATCTGCTTCATCGCCTCACGTAGACATTATCAAGCTGGGCTTCGGCACCTCGTTCGTAACGCCCAACCTCCGTCAGAAAATCGAATTGTACCAGTCGGCCAACATCCCTGTTTACTTTGGCGGTACTTTGTTTGAAGCCTTCCTGATCCGCAACCAGTTCGATGAATACGTAAAAACGATAAAGGATTACGGGATCAGCTACATGGAAGTATCCGACGGCTCTATCACCATTCCGCATGCTGAAAAATGCGGGTACATCGAAAAGCTGACCAAACATGGACTGGTGCTCAGTGAAGTAGGTTCAAAAGATGCGGAGCATATCATTCCCCCCTATAAATGGATCGAGCTGATGCGTGCAGAACTTGCCGCCGGCGCCACTTATGTAATCGCCGAAGCCCGCGAAGGCGGTAACGTAGGTATTTACCGCGGTTCGGGTGAAGTAAGGGAAGGCCTGGTGCAGGAGATACTCACACAGATCCCCGCTGAAAAGATCATCTGGGAAGCGCCGCAGAAAGATCAGCAACTCTATTTCCTGGAACTGGTAGGCTGCAACGCCAACCTCGGCAACCTGGCCCCGAATGAGATCATTTCCCTGGAAGCCATGAGGGTAGGCCTTCGCGGCGATACCTTCCACCTCTTCCTGGACAAAGCATAA
- a CDS encoding tetratricopeptide repeat protein codes for MRDLLQQFENLKEGRSHSFLDEDSFEQIIDYYDEHDELNNALQAVEIAIEQFPFSSALLLKKSALLIETKKYREALALLEKAALLDSNDINLYILKTDVYLAMNQHEKAAALLEEQIGMFEGEDRTDLLLELADVYDDWEEFEKVFDCLKMLLDYDANNEEALHKICFWTEFTGRNEESIRLHTRIINEHPYNQLAWFNLGTAYQGLKLYEKAVDAYQYAVVIDEKFDYAYRNMGDAYIHLRKYNEAIEVLQRHLEVAKPEDVIYEAIGHCYEKMRKFTQARYYYRKASHLSPNDDKLYLKIAKAYMTEENWECAIKSLQSALRINKQSVEYNVTIGQCYLQVGSDKEALVYFLNAVRLRPSSAQAWKELVRGLYVAGHVEEALTQLEAAEAKIGRKPVFIFYRAAMLIAMGRTKEGLLHLETALQLHPRQVKKLVDLDPSILQHTSVVELISRYRRKR; via the coding sequence TTGAGGGACTTGCTTCAGCAATTTGAGAATCTAAAGGAGGGACGCTCTCATTCCTTTCTGGATGAGGATTCCTTTGAACAGATCATCGACTATTATGATGAGCATGATGAACTGAACAATGCTCTTCAGGCGGTGGAGATCGCCATTGAGCAGTTCCCCTTCTCCTCCGCCCTGCTCCTCAAGAAATCAGCGTTGCTTATTGAGACAAAGAAATACCGGGAGGCCCTGGCCTTACTGGAAAAGGCCGCGCTCCTGGATAGCAACGATATCAATCTCTACATACTCAAAACAGATGTGTACCTGGCCATGAACCAGCATGAAAAGGCGGCGGCGCTGCTGGAAGAGCAGATCGGCATGTTTGAAGGGGAGGACCGTACAGACCTGCTGCTGGAACTGGCGGATGTATATGACGACTGGGAGGAGTTCGAAAAGGTGTTCGATTGCCTGAAGATGTTGCTGGATTATGATGCAAATAACGAGGAAGCCCTGCACAAGATCTGTTTCTGGACGGAATTTACCGGCAGAAATGAGGAAAGCATCCGGCTGCATACCCGGATCATCAATGAACATCCTTATAATCAGCTGGCCTGGTTCAATCTGGGTACGGCATATCAGGGCCTGAAACTCTATGAAAAGGCCGTTGACGCCTACCAGTATGCCGTAGTGATCGATGAAAAATTCGATTACGCCTATCGCAATATGGGCGATGCGTATATTCACCTGCGCAAGTACAACGAAGCTATTGAAGTGCTGCAAAGGCACCTGGAAGTAGCCAAGCCGGAAGATGTGATCTATGAGGCCATCGGGCATTGCTACGAAAAAATGCGCAAGTTCACACAGGCCCGTTACTACTACCGCAAGGCATCCCACCTCAGTCCGAATGACGACAAGCTTTACCTCAAGATCGCGAAGGCGTATATGACGGAAGAGAACTGGGAATGCGCTATCAAGTCCCTCCAGTCCGCGCTCCGCATCAACAAGCAAAGTGTGGAATACAATGTAACCATTGGCCAGTGCTACCTCCAGGTTGGGAGCGACAAGGAAGCGCTGGTGTATTTCCTGAATGCCGTGCGGCTGCGTCCCAGCAGCGCCCAGGCATGGAAAGAACTGGTCCGCGGCCTCTATGTGGCCGGGCATGTGGAAGAAGCCCTCACCCAGCTGGAAGCTGCGGAAGCCAAGATCGGGCGGAAGCCGGTATTTATTTTCTACAGGGCCGCCATGCTGATAGCCATGGGCAGGACAAAAGAAGGGCTGCTTCACCTGGAAACCGCGCTGCAACTGCATCCCAGGCAGGTGAAGAAGCTGGTGGACCTTGATCCGTCCATCCTTCAGCATACCAGCGTGGTGGAACTGATCAGCCGGTACAGACGGAAACGTTAA
- a CDS encoding RNA polymerase sigma-70 factor, translating into MRNRYKISDEALLELMGQGDISAFEEIYNRYWAECFAAAYKRLGAREGAEETVQDFFTSMWSNRHTLKVHTSLKAYMHTSIRYLVISQIRREMVRNSYRSALKVTAKDYDNSAEETVMVKDLRSSYERSVRQLPTKCREAFELSRKAYKSNKEIAAIMGISEKTVENHITKALKILRVGLTDLTTCLVLLFFQ; encoded by the coding sequence ATGCGGAACCGTTACAAAATTTCGGATGAAGCGCTACTGGAACTGATGGGTCAGGGTGATATTTCTGCGTTCGAGGAAATATATAACCGCTATTGGGCAGAATGTTTTGCTGCGGCTTACAAGAGGCTGGGGGCCAGGGAGGGTGCGGAAGAGACCGTGCAGGATTTTTTTACCAGCATGTGGAGCAACCGGCATACCCTGAAAGTGCATACTTCACTGAAGGCTTACATGCATACCTCCATCCGTTACCTGGTGATCAGCCAGATCCGCAGGGAGATGGTCAGGAACAGCTATAGATCGGCCCTGAAAGTGACGGCTAAAGACTACGATAATTCCGCTGAAGAAACCGTGATGGTCAAAGACCTCCGCTCCAGTTACGAGAGAAGTGTGAGACAGCTGCCAACCAAATGCCGGGAAGCATTCGAATTAAGCCGGAAAGCCTATAAGAGTAATAAAGAGATTGCCGCTATTATGGGGATCTCTGAAAAAACCGTGGAAAACCATATCACGAAAGCGCTGAAGATATTGCGGGTTGGGCTTACGGACCTGACGACCTGCCTGGTGTTGTTGTTTTTCCAATAA
- a CDS encoding FecR family protein, with protein sequence MKKEISPALLEKYLNGACDPEEEAFILAWYDSFEEKSGLLEELPHASQQQVKQQMMNRIRSRITDSRRSRGRRIRIFAYAAAAAVLLLGIVRFAGLYQVSPPGIETIRVQAPLMVTNLTKSIRYLSLPDGSSVWLSPGSRLEYDSAFTQREISMSGEAFFDVSPDPDRPFVIYSSETVTRVLGTSFRIRAHDNAPATEVTVATGKVSVETRRKNGSPGITLLPNQQAVYLKETKELKKTENRQAELRIWQKASLSFDNASMREVMAALNKHFGVKVRTADPGLNDYLLKADFTDQNLPAILEMLEKSLNISYEIDDENILLKLQ encoded by the coding sequence ATGAAAAAGGAAATATCCCCTGCGCTCCTGGAAAAATATCTGAATGGAGCCTGTGACCCCGAAGAAGAAGCCTTCATACTTGCCTGGTACGATTCCTTTGAGGAAAAAAGCGGGTTGTTGGAGGAGCTGCCGCATGCCAGTCAGCAACAGGTAAAGCAGCAGATGATGAACCGCATCCGGTCGCGCATCACGGACTCCCGCAGGAGCCGGGGCCGCCGTATCCGCATTTTTGCATATGCCGCAGCAGCAGCCGTGTTATTATTGGGGATTGTAAGATTTGCAGGGCTGTACCAGGTCAGCCCCCCAGGTATAGAAACGATCCGTGTACAGGCCCCGCTGATGGTGACCAATCTCACGAAGTCTATCCGTTACCTCTCCCTGCCGGACGGCAGCAGCGTTTGGCTGAGCCCCGGATCCCGGCTGGAATATGACAGCGCATTCACCCAAAGGGAGATCAGCATGAGCGGGGAAGCTTTCTTTGACGTAAGCCCGGATCCCGACCGGCCATTCGTGATCTACAGCAGCGAAACCGTAACCCGGGTACTTGGCACCAGCTTCCGCATCAGGGCGCATGACAACGCACCCGCTACGGAAGTAACGGTAGCCACCGGTAAAGTATCCGTGGAAACCCGCCGGAAAAACGGCTCCCCGGGCATTACACTGCTGCCTAACCAGCAGGCCGTTTATCTGAAAGAAACCAAAGAACTGAAAAAAACGGAAAACAGGCAGGCTGAACTGCGCATCTGGCAAAAGGCCAGCCTGTCATTCGATAATGCATCCATGCGTGAAGTCATGGCTGCCCTGAACAAACATTTCGGGGTGAAGGTCCGCACCGCGGACCCCGGCCTGAACGACTATCTGCTCAAAGCGGATTTTACAGACCAGAATCTCCCGGCTATTCTTGAAATGCTGGAAAAGTCCCTGAATATCAGCTACGAGATAGACGATGAAAACATCCTTTTAAAACTGCAATAA